One region of Polypterus senegalus isolate Bchr_013 chromosome 11, ASM1683550v1, whole genome shotgun sequence genomic DNA includes:
- the mrpl49 gene encoding mitochondrial ribosomal protein L49 has translation MANMALSCCARMKNGIKILKATGNFSRVGAKMQANYCVSASSSQTYPGITESTEEYKYVERLIPPSSVPTPPKHDQYPTPSGWRPPAAVPPALPYMVRRSRMHNVPVYSDITHGNRKMTIVRKIEGDIWALEKDLKDFLTHTSGTTPLMQVNEVNMSIRIKGSFDKDLKSWLLEKGF, from the exons ATGGCAAACATGGCTCTTTCGTGCTGCgcgagaatgaaaaatggaattaaaatacTTAAAGCCACTGGTAATTTCTCAAGAGTTGGTGctaaaatgcag GCAAATTACTGTGTCAGTGCCAGTTCAAGCCAGACGTATCCTGGTATCACAGAGTCAACAGAGGAGTACAAATATGTTGAAAGGTTGATCCCACCAAGCAGCGTACCAACTCCACCCAAACATGATCAGTATCCCACGCCATCTGGTTGGCGTCCACCTGCAG ctgttccACCTGCTCTACCTTACATGGTGCGCCGCTCACGTATGCATAACGTGCCAGTGTACTCTGACATCACGCACGGCAATCGAAAAATGACCATCGTCCGAAAGATTGAGGGTGATATTTGG gCTCTTGAAAAGGACTTGAAAGACTTTTTGACGCATACATCAGGTACCACACCACTGATGCAGGTCAATGAAGTAAACATGAGCATCCGTATCAAGGGTTCTTTTGACAAGGACTTGAAATCTTGGCTGCTAGAGAAGGGATTCTGA
- the LOC120539350 gene encoding phospholipase A and acyltransferase 3-like, giving the protein MSEYAMSYNYSEEPKPGDLIEIFRTGYSHWALYLGNGYVVHLAPPCEIGGATASSIVSVYCEKAIIKKERLCDVVGDSQYRVNNKYDKKYDPLPVDIILKKAKEAIGEEVPYDLMSQNCEHFVTRLRYDIEKSEQIDFAKAALGTAAGVLGVIGIAGAIAYMFSKNERHREK; this is encoded by the exons ATGTCGGAATACGCGATGTCTTACAAC TATTCTGAAGAACCTAAGCCTGGAGATCTAATTGAAATCTTTCGTACTGGTTATAGTCACTGGGCTTTGTATTTGGGAAATGGTTATGTTGTCCATCTAGCACCTCCAT GTGAAATTGGTGGTGCCACAGCATCCAGCATTGTGTCCGTGTACTGTGAAAAGGCGATAATTAAGAAGGAACGTCTCTGTGATGTGGTGGGAGATAGCCAGTACCGTGTTAACAACAAGTATGATAAAAAGTACGATCCTCTTCCTGTTGACATAATTCTGAAGAAAGCAAAAGAAGCCATAGGTGAAGAGGTCCCGTATGACCTAATGAGTCAAAACTGTGAGCATTTTGTCACACGCCTGCGATATGACATCGAAAAGAGTGAACAG ATTGACTTTGCCAAGGCAGCACTGGGAACTGCAGCAGGAGTTCTTGGCGTTATTGGAATTGCTGGAGCTATTGCATACATGTTTTCGAAAAATGAACGACATCGAGAGAAGTAG